In Lates calcarifer isolate ASB-BC8 linkage group LG4, TLL_Latcal_v3, whole genome shotgun sequence, a genomic segment contains:
- the rps15 gene encoding 40S ribosomal protein S15, translating to MADTEIKKKRTFRKFTYRGVDLDQLLDMSYEQLMQLYCARQRRRLNRGLRRKQQSLLKRLRKAKKEAPPMEKPEVVKTHLRDMVILPEMVGSMVGVYNGKTFNQVEIKPEMCGHYLGEFSITYKPVKHGRPGIGATHSSRFIPLK from the exons ATG gcGGATACCGAGATCAAGAAGAAGCGTACCTTCAGGAAGTTCACCTACAGAGGTGTGGACCTGGACCAGCTTCTGGACATGTCCTA tgAGCAGCTGATGCAGCTGTACTGCGCCcgccagaggaggaggctgaaCCGTGGCCTGCGCCGCAAGCAGCAGTCCCTCCTGAAGCGCCTGCGCAAGGCAAAGAAGGAGGCTCCCCCCATGGAGAAACCAGAGGTGGTGAAGACCCACCTGAGGGACATGGTCATCCTGCCTGAGATGGTCGGGTCTATGGTTGGCGTGTACAATGGCAAAACTTTCAACCAGGTTGAAATCAAG CCTGAGATGTGTGGTCACTACTTGGGAGAGTTCTCCATCACCTACAAGCCAGTCAAGCACGGTCGCCCCGGTATTGGAGCCACACACTCTTCTCGTTTCATCCCTCTGAAGTAG